One genomic segment of Pirellulales bacterium includes these proteins:
- a CDS encoding type II toxin-antitoxin system RelE/ParE family toxin: MNVVWTEAALRQLVQIHDYIAQDSPRYATAMIDRITRRSQQCGQLPLMAGKVPEYDRDDVREVLEYPYRIIYRVLPERVDILAVIHGARRLPETPTA, from the coding sequence ATGAATGTTGTCTGGACCGAGGCCGCCCTACGTCAACTTGTGCAAATCCACGACTATATTGCACAAGATTCGCCTCGTTACGCCACAGCCATGATCGACCGAATCACACGTCGATCGCAACAATGCGGGCAGCTTCCCCTTATGGCCGGCAAAGTGCCGGAGTATGACCGGGACGATGTTCGCGAGGTACTCGAGTATCCGTATCGGATTATCTATCGAGTGCTGCCGGAGCGCGTGGATATCTTGGCCGTAATTCACGGCGCGAGGCGGTTACCGGAAACGCCGACGGCTTAG